From Chryseobacterium shandongense, the proteins below share one genomic window:
- a CDS encoding hemolysin family protein, translating into MDSDIVRLLLALLLVLLNGFFVAAEFSIVKVRYSQIQLKAAEGNSMAKQAEHIIKHLDEYLSATQLGITLASLALGWVGESALHHIVENIFSSLNIDLSETTVTSISVITSFVLITVMHIVFGELIPKSIAIRKSEATTMATAIPLRVFYTVFKPFIWLMNLMSNTFLRLVKIHPASEHEIHSTEELQLLVKQSADSGEIEEENYEIIKNAFDFTDHSAKQIMVPRQNITSIDFEEDVNDIINKIMDSGYSRIPVYVDSIDNIIGILYTKEIIREFVKRKGELSHDDLKDLMRDAFFVVGSKKISDLLKIFQQKKQHLAIVIDEFGGTEGIITLEDILEELVGEIQDEEDDEEKIVDKIGENTYWVQATQPLDEINEFIPKKLPLSEESEYNTLAGFILHALEDIPEENQEFDLENYHFKILKMNNKSVELVELVYEEPNTINDLAEKIGEV; encoded by the coding sequence ATGGATTCGGACATAGTCAGGCTTTTGCTGGCCTTATTACTTGTTTTACTTAATGGCTTCTTCGTAGCCGCAGAATTTTCAATTGTTAAAGTACGTTACTCACAAATCCAGTTAAAAGCCGCAGAAGGAAACTCTATGGCAAAACAGGCAGAGCATATCATCAAACATCTTGACGAATACCTGTCTGCCACACAGCTTGGTATTACTTTGGCTTCTCTTGCCCTCGGTTGGGTTGGAGAAAGTGCGCTTCATCATATTGTTGAAAACATTTTCAGTTCACTTAATATTGATCTTAGTGAGACCACGGTTACCTCAATTTCCGTAATCACAAGTTTTGTTCTTATTACCGTGATGCATATTGTTTTCGGAGAGCTGATCCCGAAATCTATTGCGATAAGAAAATCGGAAGCTACCACAATGGCAACCGCTATCCCGTTGAGAGTATTTTATACAGTTTTTAAGCCTTTTATATGGTTGATGAACTTAATGTCCAATACGTTTTTAAGGTTAGTGAAAATTCATCCGGCTTCTGAACACGAGATACATTCAACCGAAGAGCTACAGCTTTTGGTAAAGCAGAGTGCAGACAGCGGAGAGATTGAAGAGGAAAACTATGAAATCATTAAAAATGCTTTCGATTTTACAGATCACTCTGCTAAGCAGATCATGGTGCCACGACAAAACATAACTTCTATTGATTTTGAGGAAGACGTTAATGATATTATCAATAAAATTATGGACAGCGGATATTCCAGGATTCCGGTATATGTTGATTCTATTGATAATATAATTGGTATTCTCTATACCAAAGAAATCATACGAGAATTTGTTAAAAGAAAAGGTGAGCTAAGCCATGATGATCTTAAGGATCTTATGCGTGATGCATTTTTCGTTGTGGGAAGTAAAAAGATTTCAGACCTTCTAAAAATTTTCCAGCAGAAAAAACAACACCTTGCTATTGTGATTGATGAATTCGGTGGAACGGAAGGTATCATCACGCTCGAAGATATTCTTGAAGAATTGGTGGGAGAAATCCAGGATGAAGAAGACGATGAAGAAAAAATAGTTGATAAAATCGGGGAAAATACCTATTGGGTACAAGCTACTCAGCCACTTGACGAAATCAATGAGTTTATTCCCAAAAAACTTCCGCTTTCAGAAGAAAGTGAGTATAATACACTTGCGGGTTTTATTCTACATGCTTTAGAGGATATCCCGGAAGAAAACCAGGAATTCGATCTCGAAAATTATCATTTTAAAATATTAAAAATGAATAATAAGAGTGTGGAATTGGTGGAGCTTGTATATGAAGAACCAAATACTATAAATGATCTTGCAGAAAAAATCGGTGAGGTCTGA
- a CDS encoding ATP-dependent Clp protease adaptor ClpS, whose amino-acid sequence MIFCNSIRDYEDPKRQYEEEVLVLDDTDEVYKLVLHNDDIHTFDYVIDSLIEICKHTLEQAEQCTILVHFKGKCTVKTGSMDVLKPMHEKLISRELTSEIV is encoded by the coding sequence ATGATTTTTTGTAACAGCATCAGAGATTACGAAGATCCGAAAAGACAATATGAAGAAGAGGTGCTTGTGTTGGATGATACTGATGAAGTCTATAAACTTGTATTGCATAATGATGATATTCACACCTTTGATTATGTAATTGACAGTTTGATTGAAATCTGTAAACATACGCTGGAACAAGCCGAACAATGCACTATTCTTGTTCATTTTAAAGGTAAATGTACCGTAAAAACGGGCTCAATGGACGTGCTAAAACCTATGCATGAAAAATTAATTTCAAGAGAATTAACCAGTGAAATCGTATAA